ACTCGGGACCTCTCGCACCCTAAGCGAGAATCATACCACTAGACCAAATGCCCACTTTGTTTGTTAGTCTCAAACAAAATTATTTATAGTTAAGTTTACTTGAATAGTTTCCCGCCTTCAGGTacatttttttgttattatttcccCTCCAAAAATCAAAACTCAAAAAATCCCAAAATGCTTTTGATGCATAAAAATGGGGTTTTATTATGCCACCATGTTAGCTTTCCCATCCATCATTTAAGAATTTGAGGTTTCCCACCAAATCATCGTTGATCACTGAGAAAAATCCTACATTAACAAATTGAATGGCTGCTGATACACGTTACCTCACTCACACTCTACTCTTTGAGTCTCACTCCCCATTCATCCGGTAATCTTTTTTCCTTTCAATATTCCAATTATCGCCCCCTTTTTTTTTCTACATGATTTTGGGGGATTCTCGTTAATCATCAAGAAAATTCTCAAAGTGTGATCCAAATAAATATTGTTGTGCTTGATAGTCCTGTAAATGAAAATGAAACCCAGTTGGAGAAAGCTTGCTTTGGCACTGAAGTAATGGATAATGATGATGGTGATGACGATATGGGTCATGTGGAGGATGTGAAAGCTGAACAAGCAATGTGTGAGCTTGATATGGAAATTGTGCTTGATAGTGAAGATGAAGGAAGTTGTAGAACCGAGACTATAACTCTCTTTAATTGTAGAAAGATCACTGGTGGAAGTGAAAAGAATGTGTCAAAGAAGAGGGAAGGGCAAAGCCCTTGTTTAGATGTTGATTCAATTGACAAACAACTCAGTGCAGGTTAGTCTTTCattggttttattttgttttaaattttttattcaatGTCATTGTACCCCCTTTTTTCTCTTAGCAAATTGAGATCAATATGATTgctttgtgtttatgttttggttGAATCTTATGGTGCGTAGTAATTATTAGTAAATCATTTTCTGTGGTTTGAATTGAAGGGACGAAAAGATCTTCCAGGGATCATGATAGAAGTGATGAGACAAAGGATGTGCCTCAATTGTCTATAGGTGATCATGAGATTAGAAGGTTGGAATATGTCGATTCTCAGGAACCTGGAGATTCGTCCCAAGCTATTGCACTTTGCTTCGTCGATAACTTTTTGAGCTTTAATAGTGTGGATTTGTGTCAAGGAGTTGAAGAGAGAAGGAGGACTAAATCGCCTTTTGTCTCCAGTGCAAAGGGAACTCGACATTTGGCTAAGATAATCAATCGGGGATCTCCGGTCAAAGAAGTGGGAACCTTTGAATGGTTTGAGAGTTGTCATCAGGGAGAGACTGATTCCTTTAGCAAGAGAATGACAAGGTCTTCTGAATTTGGAGACTTAAGCCATCAAGATCTTCACAATAAAGGGCAAAGAAATTTAAGCAATGAGCATGAAGAGGAGCATGCACGCCGTCATTCACTTTCAGGGTTCAAGGATCAGGGTTTGAAAGCCAGTATCGGGATAGAAAAAGAATCAGAAGGGAATATGGTAAATGGATCTTTTAAGGAGGTGGACGAACTCATGCAGACAAAATCATCATCAGAAAAGTTTGAAGCTAGTGGTACTGCAAGAGACATACCAGACATGTTTGATGTTGGCTTTAGCACCCAAATAGCTGCAGAAGCGATGGAAGCTCTATGTTACGGCCTCCCTCCCAGTTGTAAAGCTTGTGATACATGTGAAGCTGTAGAGGGTGCCCTCACAGATCTTCTGGAAGGTGAAGCAATGAGTAGAACCCATTTTGTGCATCATTCCCTTCAAAAGGTTGCTGCTTGTAAGATAGGAGAAGTTGGAAAAGAGTCAATTCGAAGAAAGCGTTCTGCTAGAAGATATAACAAGAATATTTCTAGTTCATCATGGAATTGTAACTATCAGGAGTTGAGTCACAAACTAAAACCCGAAACATCTAAGAGCAAGCAATCAAAGTCGGATGAATCTGTGAGCCAGAACAACCTAGAAAACTGTGAGACTTATGCGACTGCATTCATTCCTGATGTGCAGAACTTGTGCAGGAAACAATTGTCACAGGAGGAACCTATCGTTCATCAAACTAGGCACTGCAAGGGAGGAGCTAATGTAAAAAAGATTAAGGATCAAGTGGATAAACCAAGAGTAATGACCAATAATGTTAAGGAGGGAAGTATGCTAACATATAAGAGAAAGAGGAAGAGCGTGGTTGCTGATCCACCTAAGTTATTGAGTGGCAAGCAGAAATGCACCAAGCTGCATTCATATGCCTCTGCTGAAAATCTTGACGGCAAATTGAGTGAACAACGTAGTCCACAAGAAGCTGCTATAGCCAGATATTTGAGATTAGATACATGGAACTGTCCCAAAGGCAAAAGAACACAACGGAAAGTGCCGATCCATTCCAGTGGAAAGAGTAATATGCATGCTTCATTCACTAGTGTTGGTGCAGAAGAACACAAACTGGATCCTGTCAGAAATAAAAAAATGCCAGAAGATGATGAAACCAATTCTAGTAACTTCAACATGAAAGGACGAATGTGTACTTCCCTCTCTTGGCCTTCTTTAGAAAGTAATTCTGATGAAAGTTTATCAAGACAGAACTGTAAAGAACAAGTTTCAGGCGTTACTACAAACAGTGATCTAGCAGTCCCCAACATAAGAGAAAGTGCTTGGGACTTGGATAGAGTCAATGCCGCCCAAACTGGGAAGCCATATTATGTGGATTCTACATCAATCATCAATGGTTTAAAGAACCATAATTTTGGAGAACCACTGAGAAATACTATTGAACCCTCTGGTAAGGAGTGCATCACTACACTTAGTTGCAAAAAAAGTGTGAATGAGGCATCACTCAACAACAGACCCTACGTATATCACAGGAAACCTTGCAACAAAAACCTACCAAAACCATCACTTTTGAAAGAGCTTATTGGGTTAGGTGTTCCTAAGTTAATGTCTGATTCTACCCACAGAGGCTTCAGAGCACGAAAAGAGCTGGCATATATTCGAGTCCTGTTTAGCCAGCATTTGGATGATGATGTAGTCAAGCAGCAGAAAAAGGTGTAGCCTTTGTTTCTTTTTCAACAACGAGATAATTCATAAATCTAGTCGTAGAATTCTTtgatttgcttttattttgaacAGATTGCTGCACGACTGGGTATTTCTATCACATCATGTTCTTTAGATGCCACACATTTCATAGCAGACAAATTTGTGCGTACGAGGAACATGTTGGAAGCCATTGCTCTTGGAAAATCAGTGGTGACTCATCTATGGCTTGATAGCTGTGGGCAGGCAAGTTGCTTACTAGATGAGAGAAATTACATCCTGAGGGACTCCAAAAGGGAAAAGGAAATTGGTTTTAATATGGCTGTTTCATTGGCTCGAGCAAGACGGTATCCACTTCTAAAGGTGGTTGTATGTGGATATCTGATTTATTTGAAACCAGATTAGTTCCGCAGACACTTCTTACATTACTGGAATATCTTGTATGCTGATATCTAATATCCCTTGACAGGACAGAAGAGTCTGCATCACCCAAACTGTTAAACCTAACAAAGAGATGATTGCTAGCTTGGCCAAAGCAGTTGGAGGTGAGGTATGTGTATCTATCTACCTTAATAGGTAGCCTGCAGCTATCAGTCACTAATGGTGTTCGAATATCGTTGATATAACTTTATCTATATTCCTTTTATGTTTTCTCTATCTAAGGACAATATGGTAAAGTAATGACTTTCTGAGAATTTCTCCTCAGGTAGTTGAAGCAAAAGATCAAAAGATCCCAGATGATCTCTTGATTCTTTCCTGTGAACAAGATCTGGCAATCTGTAAACCTTTGCTTGAGAAAGGTTTTTACACCATTATCATGATGTCCCGTTTCTTTCTAATAAATGATCACTCAGCTTTGTGGTAATTGAACAAGTTTACTTTAATGCAGGAGCAACAGTGTATAGTTCAGAGCTTCTGTTAAACGGGATTGTCATCCAAAAATTGGAATATCAGAGGTAAATGTATtggaatttatataataaatattatccCCGAATCTGCCCATCTTGGCCGTGTGTACAGGCCTGTTAAGATAATCTGAAACTGTGGTTTACTTAGCTAAACTGATCAGGGCCATCATTCTGATAATTGCTTGGCATAGTATTTGAGCTCATTCTCACATTTAAGATCATCTAAATTTCCCCACATGCTAGTCATATGAGCACCTAATTTTGAACCAGAAACAAGGCACGTTATGGATCAGTTTCACAATCTATGTTGCTCAGACTATTCATTCTTCTTGAAGTATCCAAAGATcctccaaatatatatatatatataacttagaaaaatctaACCATACTCGTAGTGGGCACTTGTACTGTTTCGTTTTGTTCTTTTAATGTTGCATTGTCATCTTACAGGCATCAACTCTTCTGAGAGAGGAATAGACATGATCAAAGCTCAAGGAAACATTGATTTGTGCACTTGTAGACAAGAAGGGCGGGGTCCTAATTTGTACAGTCAGGTTAAAATGTCAAATACATGGGGGCCACTGTGATGTTAGAACTCGTAGACTTTAAAACCCATTTTGCTCAGTGAGAATGCTATCACATTATGGAAATTTGTAAAAGACATGCCGCATTTGATAAAATATTGGACGGTCATGATTGGTTAATGGGTCTTCATATTCACTTGCCAACTGAAACAACAGTCCATGTGGGGATTCATAAACAATTAAGCATCCTCCTGTGGTCCAGTCAGAGTTCATTGTTTTCACTAAAACATTCAGTATCGGGTCAAAGTATGCTTTGatatctatctatctatatatatacacttaGTAAGAATTTGTCAAtccataaaacttcatatttttttctaaaacaaaTGTCTCACGTGAACACTTATATTTTGAATTAATTCTTTATATACAGCTAATATTTACGACTCTCAACAGCAGCAGACAAATAAGactgcagatgccaaacgcagtagCCAATATTTAGgtcaaattttagttttgatcTTTCTATTTTCCTCAAATTTTAGAATTGGTCTATTATACGCAAATCAGCGTCAATATTTTAAACCCGAACAGTTAATAATATTATTCGGATTAATTGATGATTAGGGCATCCCCAAAATGGTAAATAGTCcggtcaaaatttaaaaaattataaatctcTATATAATGGTAAAATTGGATTTTGGTCTTGCAAATTTTTTAATTCGATTTTGGACCCAAAGCAATTTTATGGCTTCGTTCCTTctaacaaaattataaaaataggacCAAAAATCAAATTATAGGACTAAATCCAAAATTTTGAGCATAATAGAGGGATCAAAATCAGAATTTGACCCAAAATTCATGAAGCAGATTTCATTTTTCTCCTCCTTGGTCGTTGGGGGCTGCCAAGTTATTATTCTATCATAGCCCCTTTTTAAAAGGTAGAAAATCCGTGTGGTCAACACTGCTTCTAGAATAGTTGGAATACATACataaacatacatatatatattctttttgtTCTAGAAGGTGAATTAGCCAACGGAtaattgtttttttcttttcaaactcAAACACGCAAACGGTGGCGGAGGCGCCGCTGGCGGCAAAAGTAGCACCACctctccttttcttttcaaattcctTTTATAGTAATATGTTATATCTATTATAAATAAACACTACGTATTGGGGACTCCAAAATAAGGTTATTACTTGTTTACTTTGTTCTTTAGTATCGACAAGAAACATGGAGATTACAAATAAAGTTGTTGATGTCTCTTATTTCTTCCACTTAGAGACTACCGGCGATTCCGAAGCCGGTTACTTTGATCCCGCCATATCTGTTATCAACCATGATGAAGATGACAACGATGATGCCGAGTCATGCAGCTGTGATGATGCCACTACATCTGAATCTGATCTTCTTCATGTGGTTAATTATAGCTTAGATCACAAAGCAAATGTTGGCGATGATCATCACGAAGATGAGGAAGAGGATGGGGAGGTGGTGGACCAAAATGGGGTTCATTTGTGTAAGAAATGTATTAATGGAGTTGTGGTAAAACAAAACAAGAAAGCATCAGCTGTTTCTTTTGATTCAACCATGAATGAGATGGAAAAGAACAAGCTGTTCTGGGAAACCTGTCTAGCATCTTAGATGCTGTTCTTTTTCTGTTTTGTTTTTTTGTCCTTTCTTTCCCCCAATTCCCTGCAAATCAACCATATTTAGATAGAATAGGCAATGTTAGAGAACTTCGATTTCAAACACAAACACAAGTTCAGCCTCATTACTGAACCTTTGATTCAAACAATACTAACTTTATCGATTTACAGAAGCAAATCATGAACGAAGAGCAACAAAGTATTGTTTTACATAATGTAAGgatgaaccatcatcagtcagaTAGCATTAGACAAGGACAGTGACAATCTAGATTGTCTATCATCTCCACATCCTTATGTGCTTGGCTCTTCCTTCCGACCGGAGTCCCTTCCATCACTAATTCTCGAGGCAAAAATTCTTTCAGGTAAGACAGTAACTGGACTTGAATGATCACTTTGTAATTCGTTAGCTGGTTCCTCCAAAAAGACTATTGGTGACCGTCTTATTATTCTCATCTAGTTGCCTCAAGAAGCATTCCTCTATTTCATCTAATGACTGAACTTCATCTTCGTCTCCGCTGTAGCTATTGTAAAGGGCATTATCATATTCTGATGTTGGTCCTTTCAGCTCGCAGCTCGTTTCCATCTCTCGGTTACTATCAAACTCCTCATCGGTAGGGCCATTGCAAGAGTGAGACGACATTGGTGAACATCTCCCTCCTGTTGCGCTCTCTTCACGCTCCTGCAGTGTCCTCATGATCAAGGTCTTGAGCAAGTTCATTACTTGAACAGCATGCATCAGAGCCGTCAATGGATCAGACATCTACTCGAgagaaaatcaaaataaaaatcttCATCTTAGTTCCCATGGCAGTTTGTAGTATTTGACAACAATTTTAAGTACATATCTCTGAATACTGATCCAACAAATGTCGTTATGCAAACTAGAAAATTTTGTTTGATACCTGAGTCATATTCGGAGCAAAAACCATTGCGATATTTCTCGCATTCATTTTGTTCGATTCCTCTTCCTCAACAACATCCGCCATAAGATCAACAGCCCAATTGAGCAATGCAGCTTCAGTTGGCTTTAGTTGCTTCACAAGATCGACAGATTCTTCTTCGGTATTGCATTGGAGAACCTGTTCAGGGGAAAGTCCATCTAGCACCCCTGCAGGAAGTTCCCGGAACCAAGCCTTTATAAGGCCAGCAAGACAATGGACGTCGATATTATCCGGCACTATGCCCCTATTGAGCTGATCTCTTACATGCTCCTCCTGGCTATTTTCGGGATTTATCCGGAAAATTCCTTCTGCCTACAAGATCAATTGAGCAGAAAACCATGATCATTCAATTGCATAGAGTTGAATTGAATAGTAGTTGACAATGTTTATAACTCCAAACCTTTAGCCCTCCTTGTGAATAAAGCCGCTCCTGCATTAGTAAGAGTATAGTGGGGACACTATTCCCTTTGGAATCGAACGAGCATTGCATTGATTCGGCTGAGACACCAAACACACTAGCACTGTAATGAATACAGTCAGTTGCAATTAAGGACCATAGTAATAGAACAGATAAAACGTCTATATGCAAAAGGTCCTAGTTCGAGCCTTGCCATAAGCTCACTTTACAGCAACCATGGTGCTGTAATTGAATAGGGAGATAAAACCCTGATTGGAGAAAAGACCGGACTTGGCTTGTAAACCGCAGAGGTACATCAAAAGAAGTTTCTTTGAAAACCCAAATTTCTTCATAGACAAGATTAGCTTGCAATAAATATTTTGCAACTAAAAACAGTCCAGAACATGGCATCATTTATTTGCTTCACCTATACAAGGCAGGGTCAGTAGCTACATTTATTGCACACTTCAGGTGCTGCAAGAAATAAACCTAATATAACCACAAATCCTAATACCCTAAAATAATACTAACATAGCCTCTATCACTCGATGAAATTCACTGCAATTCCACAAGGAACTCAAAGTCCAATTATTTTACTGCTTCTGGAAAAAGGAGTAGGACAAAATAAATAAGGTCTACATATTATAATAATCATTTGTCAATTTCATATAGCTTTTATAGAAAGCGACAAACCCAGTTTAATAAAttgtttattttcaaattttcaaaatgaaAAAGAGCTTGAAATCAAAACTTTGAAAATAAATTTCAGATCTAAACTACAGAAAACACTTAACATTTCAACCTGAAAACAACTAAAAGAAATCAATCTTTAAAGAGACCAACAAAAGAAAATTACCTAGCACTTGGAACCCGACCGGGGATCTCGACTTGGAACTCAACGGGAAGACCCAAGAACCCATTGAACCGATCAAATGTAACATGGGTGATGTGTTTGACGTTGGTCGGCCATCCGATTTCCATATGATGAACGGTGGAAGAAGACATTACTTCGTCTCGTCTATCAACACGACAAGACACCATGGATTTCCTCAAAGCAGCCAAAAGCAAGGCCACGACAGAAATCTGGTT
Above is a genomic segment from Gossypium arboreum isolate Shixiya-1 chromosome 8, ASM2569848v2, whole genome shotgun sequence containing:
- the LOC108489947 gene encoding LOW QUALITY PROTEIN: rho GTPase-activating protein 2 (The sequence of the model RefSeq protein was modified relative to this genomic sequence to represent the inferred CDS: deleted 1 base in 1 codon) produces the protein MTGLVMMTKGGGCGGGGKGGTKGRGGGLKSCEEEEERQNQISVVALLLAALRKSMVSCRVDRRDEVMSSSTVHHMEIGWPTNVKHITHVTFDRFNGFLGLPVEFQVEIPGRVPSASASVFGVSAESMQCSFDSKGNSVPTILLLMQERLYSQGGLKAEGIFRINPENSQEEHVRDQLNRGIVPDNIDVHCLAGLIKAWFRELPAGVLDGLSPEQVLQCNTEEESVDLVKQLKPTEAALLNWAVDLMADVVEEEESNKMNARNIAMVFAPNMTQMSDPLTALMHAVQVMNLLKTLIMRTLQEREESATGGRCSPMSSHSCNGPTDEEFDSNREMETSCELKGPTSEYDNALYNSYSGDEDEVQSLDEIEECFLRQLDENNKTVTNVFLEEPANELQSDHSSPVTVLPERIFASRISDGRDSGRKEEPST
- the LOC108450895 gene encoding uncharacterized protein LOC108450895, whose amino-acid sequence is MAADTRYLTHTLLFESHSPFIRPVNENETQLEKACFGTEVMDNDDGDDDMGHVEDVKAEQAMCELDMEIVLDSEDEGSCRTETITLFNCRKITGGSEKNVSKKREGQSPCLDVDSIDKQLSAGTKRSSRDHDRSDETKDVPQLSIGDHEIRRLEYVDSQEPGDSSQAIALCFVDNFLSFNSVDLCQGVEERRRTKSPFVSSAKGTRHLAKIINRGSPVKEVGTFEWFESCHQGETDSFSKRMTRSSEFGDLSHQDLHNKGQRNLSNEHEEEHARRHSLSGFKDQGLKASIGIEKESEGNMVNGSFKEVDELMQTKSSSEKFEASGTARDIPDMFDVGFSTQIAAEAMEALCYGLPPSCKACDTCEAVEGALTDLLEGEAMSRTHFVHHSLQKVAACKIGEVGKESIRRKRSARRYNKNISSSSWNCNYQELSHKLKPETSKSKQSKSDESVSQNNLENCETYATAFIPDVQNLCRKQLSQEEPIVHQTRHCKGGANVKKIKDQVDKPRVMTNNVKEGSMLTYKRKRKSVVADPPKLLSGKQKCTKLHSYASAENLDGKLSEQRSPQEAAIARYLRLDTWNCPKGKRTQRKVPIHSSGKSNMHASFTSVGAEEHKLDPVRNKKMPEDDETNSSNFNMKGRMCTSLSWPSLESNSDESLSRQNCKEQVSGVTTNSDLAVPNIRESAWDLDRVNAAQTGKPYYVDSTSIINGLKNHNFGEPLRNTIEPSGKECITTLSCKKSVNEASLNNRPYVYHRKPCNKNLPKPSLLKELIGLGVPKLMSDSTHRGFRARKELAYIRVLFSQHLDDDVVKQQKKIAARLGISITSCSLDATHFIADKFVRTRNMLEAIALGKSVVTHLWLDSCGQASCLLDERNYILRDSKREKEIGFNMAVSLARARRYPLLKDRRVCITQTVKPNKEMIASLAKAVGGEVVEAKDQKIPDDLLILSCEQDLAICKPLLEKGATVYSSELLLNGIVIQKLEYQRHQLF
- the LOC108489949 gene encoding uncharacterized protein LOC108489949 codes for the protein MEITNKVVDVSYFFHLETTGDSEAGYFDPAISVINHDEDDNDDAESCSCDDATTSESDLLHVVNYSLDHKANVGDDHHEDEEEDGEVVDQNGVHLCKKCINGVVVKQNKKASAVSFDSTMNEMEKNKLFWETCLAS